One Candidatus Ornithobacterium hominis genomic region harbors:
- the nrfA gene encoding ammonia-forming cytochrome c nitrite reductase has product MKNWVLFAVTAVAVFLLGLLASSVINRKNEAKYAYVPKVEIAKNEPRNEVWGENYPAEYQSFMQTRDTTFATAHGGNAWIDMLEEDPRMVVLWAGYAFSKDYSQGRGHQYAIEDIHNSLRTGAPKENGDGPMPATCWTCKGPDVPRLMNEMGVAAFYKAKWSDLGHEVVNPIGCADCHDEKTMKLKITRPALVEAFQAQGKDINNATHQEMRSLVCAQCHVEYYFDKKNPVEEGVPYLTLPWKNGFTVEDMEKYYDEIEFSDWTHQLSRAPMLKAQHPGYETWQMGVHADRGVSCADCHMPYKSEGGQKFTDHHIQSPLNNIANACQVCHREEATKLVQNVYERQNKSLENRIRLEDALVKLHVEAKKAWDLGATEAQMKPVLQDIRHAQWRWDFSAASHGASFHAPVEIARVINSGLNIAQEGRIKVARVLSDLGYNQPVPMPDISTKEKAQKFIGLDMEKLHREKAEFKKNLLPKWMEAAKKREAGYTSKSVSSK; this is encoded by the coding sequence ATGAAAAATTGGGTATTATTTGCAGTAACTGCTGTTGCCGTATTCCTATTAGGATTGCTGGCATCAAGTGTTATCAACAGGAAAAATGAAGCTAAGTACGCTTATGTGCCAAAAGTGGAAATAGCTAAAAATGAACCACGTAATGAGGTTTGGGGAGAAAATTACCCAGCAGAATATCAGTCTTTCATGCAGACAAGAGACACTACTTTTGCCACTGCCCATGGAGGAAACGCATGGATAGACATGCTAGAAGAAGATCCTAGAATGGTAGTGCTTTGGGCAGGGTATGCTTTCTCCAAAGATTATTCACAAGGTAGAGGTCACCAATATGCAATTGAAGATATTCATAACTCATTGCGAACAGGTGCTCCCAAAGAAAATGGTGATGGACCAATGCCTGCAACTTGCTGGACTTGTAAAGGACCAGATGTTCCAAGATTGATGAATGAAATGGGCGTAGCAGCTTTCTACAAAGCAAAATGGTCTGATTTAGGGCACGAGGTAGTAAACCCTATCGGTTGTGCAGACTGCCACGATGAGAAAACAATGAAACTGAAAATCACAAGACCAGCTTTGGTAGAAGCTTTTCAAGCTCAAGGAAAAGATATTAACAATGCTACACACCAAGAAATGCGTTCATTGGTTTGTGCACAATGCCACGTAGAATACTATTTTGATAAAAAAAATCCAGTGGAAGAAGGAGTACCTTACTTAACTCTCCCTTGGAAAAACGGCTTTACCGTGGAAGACATGGAAAAATATTATGATGAAATTGAATTCTCTGACTGGACTCACCAGCTGAGTAGAGCTCCAATGTTGAAAGCTCAACACCCAGGCTATGAAACTTGGCAAATGGGCGTTCATGCGGATAGAGGCGTTTCTTGTGCCGATTGTCATATGCCATATAAGAGTGAAGGCGGACAAAAATTTACTGATCACCATATTCAATCTCCTTTGAACAATATAGCCAACGCTTGCCAAGTTTGCCACAGAGAAGAAGCGACTAAATTGGTTCAAAATGTTTATGAAAGACAAAATAAATCTTTAGAAAACAGAATCAGATTAGAAGATGCTTTGGTCAAACTACACGTTGAAGCTAAAAAAGCTTGGGATTTAGGAGCAACGGAAGCACAAATGAAACCAGTATTGCAAGACATCCGCCATGCGCAATGGCGTTGGGATTTCTCTGCTGCATCTCACGGAGCATCATTCCATGCACCTGTAGAAATCGCAAGAGTTATTAATAGCGGATTGAATATAGCACAAGAAGGTAGAATCAAAGTAGCTCGCGTATTGAGTGATTTGGGCTACAACCAGCCTGTGCCAATGCCAGATATTTCTACAAAAGAAAAAGCACAAAAATTCATTGGGCTTGATATGGAAAAATTGCACAGAGAGAAAGCAGAGTTCAAGAAAAATTTATTGCCAAAGTGGATGGAAGCTGCTAAAAAAAGAGAAGCAGGATATACTAGTAAATCAGTTTCTTCTAAATAA
- the nrfH gene encoding cytochrome c nitrite reductase small subunit: MPFFKRIFPEKNTRWRLVAIFLLAIFCGLGFFIAREAKMLSYMSDDPQACVNCHVMTSVYNSWMHSSHREWASCNDCHVPHNNIFNQYYFKAKDGLFHASVFTARAEPDVMFMREASEEVVQNNCIRCHVQQVTQVKYDGFIANHYSNRTDRQCWSCHKEVPHGKLHGLTTVRNNIAPIPTDKDGTVVPEWLREKIKNKDKNKNEK, encoded by the coding sequence ATGCCTTTTTTTAAGAGAATATTTCCAGAAAAGAACACGAGATGGCGTTTAGTTGCAATTTTTTTACTCGCTATTTTCTGCGGATTGGGATTTTTTATCGCAAGAGAGGCAAAGATGCTTTCCTATATGTCAGACGACCCGCAGGCTTGTGTCAATTGCCATGTAATGACATCGGTCTATAACAGCTGGATGCACAGTTCTCACAGAGAATGGGCAAGTTGTAATGATTGTCACGTTCCGCACAACAATATTTTCAATCAATATTATTTTAAAGCAAAAGACGGTTTGTTTCACGCATCGGTTTTCACCGCAAGAGCAGAGCCAGATGTTATGTTTATGCGAGAAGCATCAGAAGAAGTAGTGCAAAACAATTGCATCAGATGCCACGTTCAGCAAGTAACGCAAGTGAAATATGACGGATTTATAGCAAATCATTATTCTAATAGGACAGATAGACAATGCTGGTCTTGCCACAAAGAAGTTCCTCACGGTAAATTACACGGATTGACAACGGTGCGAAATAATATTGCACCGATTCCTACAGATAAAGATGGAACGGTAGTTCCTGAATGGCTGAGAGAAAAGATTAAAAATAAAGATAAAAACAAAAACGAAAAATAA
- a CDS encoding alginate export family protein encodes MKLNLGLGALVLSVSAFAQLSVEAELRPRFEYRHGFKTLFDKSDDEAAFVSQRTRLNTNYKNENMEFRLSLQDVRVWGDVPQLNATDKNKLAVHEAWGKFNVTEEIALKLGRQEIVYDDSRFFGNVDWAQQARSHDAALVQFKKNNFRADVGFAYNQDGEKLTGNIYTVDRNYKSMQYAWLHHDWVDFSGSLLFVNNGWQLVNANSGKSETQYTQTIGTHLNYKANALNLIGNAYYQMGKDIDANVVSAYLLGLEANYNVTTKFNLGIGAELQSGNDNKVIANDKNKAFNPLFGTNHKFNGLMDYFYVGNHLNSVGLLDLHAKANIKTSEKTNVGLALHNFSSAADLDKKRFGNELDITFGYKIYYNVTLNAGYSHMFASDGMELIKNGKANETNNWAWLMFTFKPTLFSTK; translated from the coding sequence ATGAAATTAAACTTAGGATTAGGAGCGTTGGTATTATCAGTTTCAGCTTTTGCACAGTTGAGTGTAGAAGCAGAATTGAGACCAAGATTTGAATACAGACATGGATTTAAAACGTTGTTTGATAAAAGTGATGATGAGGCCGCTTTCGTTTCCCAAAGAACAAGATTGAATACAAATTATAAAAATGAAAACATGGAGTTTCGTTTAAGCTTGCAAGATGTGCGTGTTTGGGGAGATGTTCCGCAACTAAATGCTACTGATAAGAATAAATTAGCCGTTCATGAAGCTTGGGGGAAATTCAATGTGACAGAAGAAATAGCCTTAAAATTAGGTCGCCAAGAAATTGTATACGATGATTCTCGATTTTTTGGGAACGTAGATTGGGCACAACAAGCAAGAAGCCATGATGCGGCCTTGGTGCAATTTAAGAAAAATAACTTCAGAGCCGATGTAGGATTTGCTTATAATCAAGATGGTGAGAAATTAACGGGAAACATCTATACGGTAGATAGAAACTACAAAAGCATGCAATACGCTTGGTTGCACCACGATTGGGTAGATTTCTCTGGAAGTTTATTGTTTGTAAATAATGGCTGGCAATTAGTGAATGCTAATAGCGGAAAATCAGAAACTCAGTACACCCAAACGATCGGTACGCACTTAAATTATAAAGCTAATGCGTTAAATTTAATAGGGAATGCATATTACCAAATGGGCAAAGACATAGATGCTAATGTTGTAAGTGCGTATCTATTAGGTTTGGAAGCCAATTATAATGTTACGACAAAGTTTAATTTAGGCATCGGGGCAGAGCTACAAAGTGGTAATGACAATAAAGTAATAGCAAACGATAAAAACAAAGCCTTTAATCCACTCTTTGGGACCAATCATAAATTCAACGGTTTGATGGATTATTTTTATGTTGGCAATCATTTGAATAGCGTTGGTTTATTGGATTTACATGCCAAAGCAAACATCAAAACCAGTGAAAAAACCAATGTAGGCTTAGCCTTGCATAACTTCTCATCTGCCGCTGATTTAGACAAAAAACGATTTGGAAATGAATTAGACATCACTTTTGGCTATAAAATTTATTATAATGTAACCTTAAATGCTGGCTACTCTCATATGTTTGCTAGCGATGGAATGGAGTTAATTAAAAATGGTAAGGCAAACGAAACCAATAATTGGGCTTGGCTGATGTTTACCTTCAAACCAACATTATTCAGTACAAAATAA
- a CDS encoding rhomboid family intramembrane serine protease, which translates to MMNSIIILYILIGITVLISWQGWGNYQLFNRLKFDMNAILNGKQYDRMFTSAFLHADTMHLFFNMFALYVFAPVVLSIFSDVVFILIYITAVFFGSLFTILFHKNQGWYTAVGASGGVSGIVFSAIIINPEMPLRLIFLPFFNFPGWVFGLVYLGYSMFGMKHLKDNTGHAAHLGGSVAGVLFTIFLFPQLINQQAIYIIGMLIPIAIMGILTYKKNQ; encoded by the coding sequence ATGATGAATTCCATAATTATTCTCTACATTTTAATCGGCATCACAGTATTGATTAGTTGGCAAGGCTGGGGTAATTATCAGTTATTCAATCGGTTGAAATTTGATATGAATGCTATATTGAATGGTAAGCAATATGATAGAATGTTTACATCGGCATTTCTACATGCAGATACCATGCATCTATTTTTCAATATGTTTGCATTGTATGTCTTTGCGCCAGTAGTTTTGAGTATTTTTTCCGATGTTGTATTTATTTTAATTTATATTACAGCAGTATTTTTTGGCAGTTTATTCACAATCCTGTTTCATAAAAATCAAGGTTGGTATACGGCAGTTGGAGCCTCAGGAGGAGTTTCAGGCATTGTATTTTCGGCGATTATCATCAATCCAGAAATGCCATTACGATTAATTTTTCTACCGTTTTTTAATTTCCCAGGTTGGGTATTTGGCTTAGTTTATTTAGGTTATTCTATGTTTGGGATGAAGCATTTGAAAGATAATACAGGACATGCAGCCCATTTGGGAGGAAGCGTTGCTGGGGTGTTGTTCACAATTTTTCTTTTTCCGCAGCTTATCAATCAACAAGCTATATACATTATAGGTATGCTAATTCCCATTGCTATTATGGGAATTTTAACTTATAAAAAGAATCAGTAA
- a CDS encoding DNA gyrase/topoisomerase IV subunit A codes for MAELTPDKHEGESLKKISGMYEEWFLDYASYVILERAIPSVHDGFKPVQRRIMHSMREMEDGRYNKVANIVGNTMKYHPHGDMAITDAMVQLGQKGLLIDTQGNWGNVFTGDGAAAARYIEARLTKFALEVIFNPKTTNWQLSYDGRNREPVDLPVKFPLLLAQGVEGIAVGLSTKILPHNFNELIDASIHHLRGKKFILYPDFQTGGMIDVSDYNDGERGGRVRIRAKITQLDKNTLQITEIPYGTNTGTLIESVIKANEKGKIKIKHIEDNTARDVDILVHLAPGTSPDKTIDALYAFTNCEISVSPNACVIVNNKPEFLSVSEILKINTDNTVNLLKRELEIELGELEDQWHYSSLERIFIENRIYRNIEEETTWEGVISSIDEGLKPFIGHLKREVTQEDIVRLTEIKIKRISKFDLDKAQQYIDSLEEKIAQVQHHLNHLVEYAIAYYQKLKEKYGKEKERLTEIRLFEDIDAAKVAAANVKFYANFEEGFIGTSLKKDEYLFECSDIDDIIAFRRDGAMIVTKVDDKTFVGKNIIHVAVWKKKDKRTTYNLIYRYGKTGPVYQKRFNVTSVIRDKEYSVCKDKEHSEILYFSANPNGEAEVVQVLLKVNSRLKKLRIDINFAELDVKGRSAKGNLVTKYPVKKVELKEEGVSTLAPRKIWFDDAVRRLNAEGRGELLGAFKGSDKILTISTKGVAQLHTFELSNRFDEEYSVLEKWEPSKPITCVYYHSERERYYVKRFTLEDTLNPQEFYDLADENSFIEMISVDYIPIIEIIFKKIKGHQRDSETVNLEEFISVKGISALGNQLTTYAVKEIKVLPPIPYEEPKEEEMPKKETRLFFGSETSQGLLFVDEEE; via the coding sequence ATGGCAGAATTAACCCCAGATAAACACGAAGGCGAATCGCTCAAGAAAATTTCAGGTATGTATGAGGAGTGGTTTTTAGACTACGCTTCGTATGTAATTTTAGAACGAGCTATCCCCTCCGTACATGACGGATTCAAGCCAGTGCAACGCCGCATTATGCATTCCATGCGGGAGATGGAGGACGGGCGCTATAATAAAGTTGCCAACATCGTAGGGAATACCATGAAGTATCACCCGCACGGGGATATGGCAATTACAGATGCCATGGTGCAATTAGGGCAAAAAGGTTTGCTCATAGACACGCAGGGAAACTGGGGAAATGTATTTACGGGTGACGGGGCGGCGGCGGCACGTTACATCGAAGCGAGATTGACGAAATTCGCCTTAGAGGTAATCTTCAATCCCAAAACAACGAATTGGCAACTCTCTTACGACGGGAGAAACCGCGAACCAGTAGATCTTCCTGTGAAATTTCCACTCTTGCTAGCGCAGGGCGTGGAGGGAATTGCCGTGGGGCTTTCAACCAAAATTCTTCCACATAATTTTAATGAATTGATAGATGCTTCGATTCATCATTTGAGAGGGAAGAAATTCATATTATACCCTGATTTTCAAACGGGCGGAATGATAGATGTTTCTGATTACAACGATGGCGAACGTGGCGGGAGAGTCAGAATAAGAGCTAAAATTACGCAGTTGGATAAAAATACGCTTCAAATTACTGAAATCCCTTACGGAACCAATACTGGAACATTGATTGAAAGTGTGATTAAAGCCAATGAAAAAGGGAAAATTAAAATCAAACATATTGAGGACAATACGGCAAGAGATGTAGATATTTTGGTGCATTTAGCCCCAGGAACTTCGCCAGATAAAACCATAGATGCTTTATATGCCTTCACAAATTGCGAGATTTCTGTATCCCCAAATGCTTGTGTAATTGTCAACAATAAACCAGAATTTTTATCTGTTTCTGAAATTTTGAAAATCAATACAGATAATACCGTAAATCTCCTGAAAAGAGAATTGGAAATTGAATTGGGCGAATTAGAAGACCAATGGCATTACTCTTCTTTGGAACGGATTTTTATTGAAAACAGAATTTACCGCAATATTGAAGAAGAAACTACGTGGGAAGGCGTTATTTCATCTATAGATGAAGGTTTGAAACCATTTATCGGGCACTTAAAAAGAGAAGTTACCCAAGAAGATATTGTGCGTTTAACAGAGATTAAAATCAAACGAATTTCAAAATTTGATTTAGATAAAGCTCAACAATACATCGATTCATTAGAAGAAAAAATAGCTCAAGTTCAGCATCATTTAAATCATTTGGTGGAATATGCCATTGCCTATTACCAGAAACTGAAAGAAAAATATGGCAAAGAAAAAGAGCGGCTGACGGAGATTCGCCTGTTTGAAGATATAGATGCAGCGAAAGTTGCAGCAGCGAATGTGAAGTTTTATGCTAATTTTGAAGAAGGTTTCATCGGGACTTCGCTTAAAAAAGATGAATATTTATTTGAATGTTCTGATATTGATGATATTATAGCTTTCCGCAGAGACGGCGCCATGATTGTAACCAAGGTTGATGACAAAACATTTGTCGGGAAAAATATTATTCACGTTGCCGTCTGGAAGAAAAAAGACAAAAGAACCACCTACAATCTTATCTACCGCTACGGAAAGACGGGGCCAGTTTATCAAAAGCGATTTAATGTCACCAGCGTGATTCGAGACAAAGAATACAGCGTTTGCAAAGATAAGGAGCATTCAGAGATTTTGTATTTTTCTGCTAATCCTAATGGTGAAGCTGAAGTTGTGCAAGTATTATTGAAAGTCAATTCCCGCCTGAAAAAATTGCGCATAGATATTAATTTTGCAGAATTGGACGTGAAAGGGCGTAGCGCTAAAGGCAATCTAGTTACCAAATATCCTGTGAAAAAGGTAGAATTGAAAGAGGAAGGAGTGTCTACATTAGCTCCACGCAAAATTTGGTTTGATGATGCCGTAAGGCGGCTCAATGCAGAGGGAAGAGGTGAATTGCTAGGAGCCTTCAAAGGGAGTGATAAAATTTTAACCATCAGTACCAAAGGGGTGGCTCAGCTTCATACATTTGAACTTAGCAACAGATTTGATGAGGAATATTCGGTCTTAGAAAAATGGGAGCCAAGCAAGCCGATTACTTGTGTGTATTATCACTCAGAAAGAGAACGCTACTACGTAAAACGATTTACGTTAGAAGACACATTAAACCCTCAGGAGTTTTATGATTTGGCAGATGAAAATTCCTTTATAGAAATGATTTCAGTAGATTATATTCCTATAATTGAAATTATTTTCAAGAAAATTAAAGGACATCAGCGTGACTCGGAAACGGTGAATTTAGAGGAGTTTATTTCAGTGAAAGGTATTTCAGCATTGGGAAATCAGTTGACAACCTATGCTGTGAAGGAAATCAAGGTTTTACCCCCCATTCCTTACGAAGAACCAAAAGAGGAAGAAATGCCAAAGAAAGAAACTCGTTTGTTTTTCGGGAGTGAAACCTCACAAGGTTTATTATTCGTAGATGAAGAAGAATAA
- a CDS encoding DNA topoisomerase IV subunit B, which translates to MSNYTEENIKTLDWREHIRMRPGMYIGKLGDGSSQDDGIYILLKEILDNSIDEFVMGSGKTIEVTVKESEVTVRDYGRGIPLGKMVDAVSKMNTGGKYDTRAFKKSVGLNGVGTKAVNALSSYFKVQSVRDGRTREAEFSKGELQEEHPEKDTTIRKGTKITFVPDEKIFSNFKFRTEYIEKMLKNYVYLNPGLRIIFNGEEFYSENGLKDLLQDNIEEEIVYPIIHLKEDDIEVALTHSSKSYSETYYSFVNGQNTTQGGTHLSALKEAIVKTIRDFYGKNYDASDIRKSVISAIAIKVMEPVFESQTKTKLGSTDMGGDLPTVRTFVNDFIKRNLDNYLHKNPETAELLQRKINQSERERKDLAGIRKLAKDRAKKVSLHNKKLRDCKQHYNNAKHSRNLETTIFITEGDSASGSITTSRDVETQAVFSLRGKPLNSYGLTKKIVYENEEFNLLQAALNIEESLEDLRYNNVVIATDADVDGMHIRLLIITFFLQFFPELIREGHLYILQTPLFRVRNKKETRYCYTEDERRKAIKELGKNPEITRFKGLGEISPGEFKNFIGKDMRLEPVMLGKDTTIDELLEFYMGRNTPERQEFIIENLVVENDEGMEVVDAI; encoded by the coding sequence ATGAGCAATTATACAGAAGAAAATATCAAAACGCTAGACTGGCGAGAGCATATCCGTATGCGGCCGGGGATGTACATTGGTAAACTCGGCGATGGTTCTAGCCAAGATGATGGAATCTATATTCTGCTGAAAGAAATTCTAGACAATTCCATTGATGAATTTGTGATGGGCAGTGGCAAAACCATTGAAGTTACCGTGAAAGAAAGCGAAGTCACCGTGCGTGATTACGGACGAGGGATTCCGTTGGGGAAAATGGTAGATGCTGTTTCAAAAATGAATACAGGTGGTAAGTATGATACCCGCGCATTCAAGAAGTCGGTGGGGCTTAATGGCGTGGGAACCAAGGCGGTGAATGCGCTTTCTAGCTACTTCAAGGTGCAGTCGGTGCGCGATGGCAGAACGCGTGAAGCGGAATTCTCTAAAGGAGAATTGCAAGAGGAGCACCCCGAAAAAGACACAACGATACGCAAAGGGACAAAAATTACTTTTGTTCCTGATGAGAAGATTTTCTCAAACTTTAAATTTCGCACGGAGTACATCGAGAAAATGCTCAAAAATTATGTGTACCTGAATCCAGGCTTGCGCATCATCTTTAATGGAGAAGAATTTTATTCAGAAAACGGGTTGAAAGATTTGTTGCAAGATAATATAGAAGAAGAAATCGTTTACCCCATTATTCATTTAAAAGAAGATGACATTGAAGTCGCATTGACGCACAGTTCTAAATCCTATTCAGAAACGTATTATTCTTTTGTAAATGGGCAAAACACCACACAAGGGGGGACGCATTTGAGTGCTTTGAAAGAAGCAATAGTGAAAACCATTCGTGATTTCTACGGGAAAAATTATGATGCTTCAGATATTAGAAAATCTGTGATTTCTGCAATAGCGATTAAAGTAATGGAGCCCGTTTTTGAATCGCAAACCAAAACCAAACTGGGCTCTACTGATATGGGCGGCGATTTGCCCACGGTGCGTACTTTTGTGAATGATTTCATCAAAAGAAATTTAGATAATTATTTGCATAAAAACCCTGAGACAGCAGAACTTTTGCAACGTAAAATCAATCAATCTGAAAGGGAGAGAAAAGATTTAGCAGGCATTCGCAAATTAGCAAAAGACCGAGCAAAAAAAGTGAGCCTGCATAACAAAAAACTCAGAGACTGCAAGCAACATTACAACAACGCTAAGCATAGCCGAAATTTAGAAACGACCATCTTCATTACCGAGGGAGATTCAGCTTCGGGGTCGATCACCACTAGCCGAGATGTAGAAACTCAAGCGGTGTTTTCTTTGCGAGGGAAACCGCTGAATTCCTATGGGTTGACAAAGAAAATCGTTTATGAAAATGAAGAGTTTAATCTTCTACAGGCGGCACTCAATATTGAGGAAAGTTTAGAAGATTTACGCTACAACAATGTCGTGATAGCCACCGATGCAGATGTAGACGGGATGCACATTCGCCTTTTGATTATCACCTTCTTTTTGCAGTTTTTCCCAGAATTGATTCGCGAGGGGCATTTGTATATTTTGCAGACGCCACTATTCCGCGTGCGAAACAAAAAAGAAACACGCTATTGCTATACAGAAGATGAAAGGAGAAAAGCCATCAAAGAATTAGGTAAAAATCCGGAAATCACACGATTTAAAGGTTTAGGCGAAATCTCGCCAGGGGAATTTAAAAACTTCATAGGGAAAGATATGCGCTTAGAGCCCGTAATGCTGGGCAAAGACACGACGATAGATGAACTTTTGGAATTTTATATGGGAAGAAATACACCAGAACGTCAGGAATTTATCATCGAAAATTTAGTGGTAGAAAATGATGAAGGAATGGAAGTTGTAGATGCCATTTAG
- a CDS encoding FISUMP domain-containing protein, translating into MKKLLLSFVVLPAVLATAQVGVNTDQPKGTLDAAYINPQGAPAGTKWADPTTPQGVHFPNVSTAQRLKFENVSEGMMIYNTDKKCLEMYLGEDESGAPQWECIPNVGSASSQSVAVSPEKISGQFIGGVALKGASVSFKITNNGFAEVKNAKFSDAVTVENEGEIIDVNCSANCSLSLNGGESKTLTYTLSGTPRAGQLTARFSKLGLTAEQQLTVGKGNANLQNQEHYIVSFAHGSTTIQSLIDNEDNKVSIRIPYTGGKGSYKAVSIDKTTFPGQDGDINEITLNIPAGNFEVQGELTATLEVKGDKRYQVKQLAPGKSYEIATYNININGSESKVILKGIGVIPDKKFGERTNGELRHQFVYLPVTVTANGYNRTWLNYNLGAEYAKVGANFKPQQQLFGKAAHDDIKTHGSLYQWQRKSDGHEFKGQGTTSQKATSWTNAGNLFITGSANWVANGENASGSDLLLWRAGGVNNPCPSGYHVPTIQEWKDFHQAVTGSRDYSDNNQMWSQNKLPNLAVAGHHSYYNGSLYYSGSNGYYWSSSAYDSTYAHNMYFRGGYSNALNSDYNRANGFSVRCIKDNN; encoded by the coding sequence ATGAAGAAATTGTTACTTTCTTTCGTTGTATTGCCAGCGGTCTTAGCCACCGCTCAGGTGGGCGTTAATACAGACCAGCCAAAGGGCACTCTTGATGCTGCTTATATAAATCCTCAGGGAGCCCCTGCGGGTACAAAATGGGCAGACCCTACAACACCTCAGGGAGTTCACTTCCCAAATGTTAGCACAGCGCAGCGCTTGAAATTTGAAAATGTGAGCGAAGGAATGATGATATATAATACCGATAAGAAGTGCCTTGAGATGTACCTTGGGGAGGACGAAAGCGGTGCCCCCCAGTGGGAATGCATCCCCAATGTAGGAAGCGCATCATCACAAAGCGTAGCAGTATCGCCAGAAAAAATCAGCGGGCAATTTATAGGAGGCGTGGCATTAAAAGGCGCCAGTGTAAGTTTCAAAATTACCAACAATGGATTCGCTGAAGTTAAAAATGCTAAATTCTCTGATGCCGTTACGGTAGAAAATGAAGGGGAAATAATAGACGTAAATTGCTCAGCCAACTGCAGCCTTAGCCTAAATGGAGGCGAAAGCAAAACTTTGACGTATACGCTTAGCGGGACGCCGCGGGCAGGTCAGCTTACGGCTAGATTCAGCAAATTAGGGTTAACTGCAGAGCAGCAATTAACGGTAGGTAAAGGAAACGCAAACCTGCAAAACCAAGAGCATTATATCGTGTCGTTTGCCCATGGTAGCACGACCATACAAAGTCTTATAGATAATGAGGACAACAAAGTTAGCATCAGAATACCTTACACTGGTGGAAAAGGAAGTTATAAGGCCGTAAGCATTGATAAAACCACCTTCCCAGGGCAAGATGGCGACATTAACGAAATCACGCTTAATATCCCAGCAGGGAATTTTGAAGTGCAAGGCGAGTTGACTGCGACGCTAGAGGTAAAAGGAGATAAGCGTTACCAAGTTAAGCAGCTGGCGCCAGGGAAAAGTTACGAAATTGCAACTTATAATATTAATATAAACGGGAGCGAATCCAAAGTGATCCTCAAAGGGATAGGCGTTATCCCAGACAAGAAGTTTGGAGAAAGAACCAATGGAGAATTACGCCACCAGTTTGTTTACTTGCCCGTTACCGTTACAGCGAATGGTTACAATAGAACGTGGCTCAATTACAACTTAGGAGCGGAATATGCCAAAGTAGGAGCAAACTTTAAGCCACAGCAGCAGTTGTTTGGCAAAGCTGCCCACGACGATATTAAAACCCATGGTTCATTATACCAATGGCAGAGAAAGAGTGATGGGCATGAGTTTAAGGGTCAAGGAACTACCTCACAAAAAGCCACAAGTTGGACAAACGCAGGCAATTTGTTTATTACTGGAAGCGCTAACTGGGTAGCGAATGGTGAAAATGCATCAGGTTCAGATTTATTGTTGTGGAGAGCAGGAGGAGTTAATAACCCTTGTCCGTCTGGTTACCATGTTCCGACTATCCAGGAGTGGAAGGACTTTCATCAGGCTGTAACGGGTAGCCGTGATTATAGTGATAATAATCAAATGTGGAGTCAAAATAAGTTACCAAACCTTGCAGTTGCTGGCCACCATAGCTATTACAATGGTTCACTGTACTACAGTGGTTCTAACGGGTACTACTGGAGTAGCTCTGCTTACGACAGTACCTACGCTCACAACATGTACTTCCGCGGTGGCTACAGCAATGCGCTCAACAGCGACTACAACCGAGCTAACGGGTTTAGCGTGCGTTGTATTAAAGATAATAATTAA